A genomic stretch from Mycobacterium cookii includes:
- the brxL gene encoding BREX system Lon protease-like protein BrxL, with the protein MSEVSEISEEVIEEAAPNVPPAPSALDRKINDHFAGVVVRKDLVKAVKGNAIVPTYVLEYLLGQYAASDDEATIQAGIDAVRQILADHYVHRNQSELVKSTIRERGRHKVIDKITVTLNEKDDVYEAEFANLGIKQVLVEPATITAHQKLLVGGVWCICDIEYSHGDNPRVVPWILGSIKPIQLSNFDFEGYVKARREFTTDEWMDLLIQSIGFNPALFGRRAKLIQLVRLIPFVERNYNLVELGPKGTGKSHIFSEFSPHGMLISGGEVTVPKLFVNNSNGRIGLVGYWDVVAFDEFAGKKKRTDKALVDIMKNYMANKSFSRGVETLGAEASMVFVGNTSHNVPYMLKHSDLFDELPESYHDSAYLDRLHFYIPGWEVDTIRGEMFSDGYGFVVDYIAEVLKSMRNADYSDRYQQHFTLGSDISTRDRDGIHKTFSGLMKILYPHGEATKEEIEEILRFAIEGRKRVKDQILRIDSTMADVNFGYLDKAGERHAVTTLEEDEYPRYYHQQRRADSELDDSTEGEEAETPVTPVDATPELALLFEGHREFQENQRGVSYENLLLPYLRGATEITIVDPYIRLPHQGRNLVDLLGLLASAKDPADEISVTLVTKEDTSDFQKQHLLMLKEIQDGAASVGIKFNVRWDETIHDRSIRADNGWKILLGRGLDIFQKGSGSQFDVGTRRQEFRQVVAFGITYIREASLDMS; encoded by the coding sequence ATGAGCGAAGTCAGTGAGATCAGCGAGGAGGTCATAGAGGAAGCAGCTCCCAATGTGCCGCCGGCTCCCTCGGCGCTCGACCGCAAGATCAACGACCATTTCGCAGGCGTCGTCGTACGCAAGGACTTGGTTAAGGCGGTTAAGGGCAACGCGATTGTGCCGACCTACGTGTTGGAGTATCTACTCGGTCAGTACGCTGCCTCCGACGACGAGGCCACCATCCAGGCGGGTATCGATGCGGTCCGGCAGATCCTTGCTGACCATTACGTGCACCGGAATCAGTCCGAGTTGGTGAAGTCAACGATTCGCGAGCGAGGGCGCCACAAGGTCATCGACAAGATCACCGTCACTCTCAACGAGAAAGACGACGTCTACGAGGCCGAGTTCGCCAACCTGGGTATCAAGCAGGTTCTCGTCGAGCCAGCCACGATCACGGCCCACCAGAAGCTCCTCGTCGGCGGTGTTTGGTGCATTTGCGATATCGAGTACTCCCACGGTGACAATCCGCGAGTCGTGCCGTGGATTCTCGGCTCCATCAAGCCGATCCAGCTCTCGAACTTCGACTTCGAAGGCTATGTTAAGGCTCGCCGTGAGTTCACTACCGACGAGTGGATGGATCTCCTGATCCAGTCGATCGGGTTCAACCCAGCGTTGTTCGGCCGCCGGGCGAAGCTTATCCAGCTTGTACGTCTCATCCCGTTCGTCGAGCGCAACTACAACCTCGTCGAGCTCGGGCCCAAGGGCACTGGCAAGTCACACATCTTCTCGGAGTTCTCACCCCACGGCATGCTCATTTCCGGCGGCGAAGTCACTGTCCCAAAGCTTTTCGTCAACAACTCCAACGGCCGCATCGGCCTGGTCGGCTATTGGGACGTCGTCGCTTTCGACGAGTTCGCGGGTAAGAAGAAGCGCACCGACAAGGCACTCGTCGACATCATGAAGAACTACATGGCGAACAAATCGTTCTCACGCGGTGTCGAGACGCTCGGCGCCGAGGCTTCGATGGTCTTCGTCGGTAACACGTCGCACAATGTGCCCTACATGCTCAAGCACTCGGACCTTTTCGACGAGCTGCCCGAGAGCTACCACGACTCGGCCTACCTCGACCGACTGCACTTCTATATCCCCGGATGGGAAGTCGACACCATACGCGGCGAGATGTTCTCCGATGGTTACGGATTCGTCGTCGATTACATCGCTGAGGTTCTCAAGTCGATGCGCAACGCGGATTACTCCGACCGCTACCAGCAGCATTTCACCCTGGGCTCTGACATCTCCACCCGTGATCGCGATGGCATCCACAAGACCTTCTCCGGCCTGATGAAAATCCTTTACCCCCACGGGGAGGCGACCAAGGAGGAAATAGAGGAGATCCTCCGATTTGCCATCGAGGGCCGCAAGCGCGTCAAGGATCAGATTCTTCGCATCGACAGCACGATGGCGGATGTGAATTTCGGCTACCTCGACAAAGCTGGCGAACGGCACGCTGTCACAACGCTCGAAGAGGATGAATACCCGAGGTACTACCACCAGCAGCGGCGAGCGGATAGCGAGCTCGATGACTCGACGGAAGGCGAGGAGGCTGAGACTCCCGTTACGCCCGTCGATGCGACGCCGGAGCTCGCGCTGCTATTCGAGGGTCACCGCGAATTCCAGGAAAACCAGCGCGGCGTCTCCTACGAAAACCTTCTGCTCCCTTACCTCCGCGGCGCAACCGAGATCACCATTGTTGATCCCTACATCCGCTTGCCACACCAAGGCCGGAACCTCGTTGACCTACTTGGCCTACTAGCTTCCGCGAAGGACCCAGCCGACGAGATCTCGGTGACGCTCGTGACTAAGGAAGACACCAGCGACTTCCAGAAGCAGCACCTATTGATGCTCAAGGAGATTCAAGATGGGGCAGCCTCAGTTGGGATCAAATTCAACGTGCGGTGGGACGAGACGATCCATGATCGATCCATCCGGGCCGACAATGGCTGGAAGATCCTCCTCGGAAGGGGCCTCGACATCTTCCAGAAAGGGTCCGGCAGCCAGTTCGACGTCGGCACCCGCC
- the pglZ gene encoding BREX-1 system phosphatase PglZ type A, whose protein sequence is MSTVATIRPHLERRFEGYRIVFWYDPEGQYTGDLDGLDLPGVQTIRVANNEYGIKNRLLHDEPTGKFLVYRSGQVPAGIGNWLLDLELAYGVFTADRMSLVAQDLGLTAEGIDDVVQAHEKFFNATKRVQSLKALLNPEDDAAKLRAKITAVVLGQREHSLLEITRTLLVENARGQQNKYDALVDYGLDDFYWRGVASIYGYESPSPSVDDLVLWIFRKAIEGFESDRPGGLQNIQLDFASLRNDRRSQDALATLAKRAAHDLDYASTIEDASFRDLVSVDLFEETDQKIISDLARAVAEQTVTAHEVAKVVRARQRSVWIDGYKQLYTAIASASELLAELASLNLAAQSFDEALERYRREWFRVDQLYRQFIYAARTAEYPKPLAALREQVEKRYTNKFVYELGNAWQQKMDEADDWRSSALRSQACFYADYVEPLVRDGDKKAVVIVSDALRYEVAEELGSRIRQEDRFDASLDAVLGVLPSYTQLGMAALLPHSTLKHSPDAKTVLVDDQPTNGTAFRGKILESVGGSAVQAEDFKALSADERRELYKANRVLYVYHNRIDATGDKPGTERQVFEAVEDTLRDIVDLVKKLASANASNIFITADHGFLFQEEALADSFFLTTQPQGDDIKVVNRRYVLGHGLKVDIAFNTFNSVQIGLDSDLEVQIPKSIHRLRLAGGGSRYVHGGATLQEIVVPVLAVNKKRKSDTRLVNVEVWPESDKITTGQVVVRLFQSEPVSEKVQPRTVRAGLYVSEKLISNQIELTFDQTSTDKRDRYQNAHMLLSQDANDYNNRAIEFRLEERIPNTNQWRIYAKAIYTLKRSFASDFDF, encoded by the coding sequence GTGAGCACTGTGGCCACAATTCGCCCGCATCTGGAGCGCCGCTTCGAGGGCTACCGCATCGTCTTCTGGTATGACCCGGAAGGCCAGTACACCGGGGACCTAGATGGCCTCGACCTGCCGGGTGTGCAGACGATCCGGGTCGCCAACAACGAATACGGGATCAAGAACAGGCTCTTGCACGACGAGCCGACAGGGAAGTTTCTCGTCTACCGCTCCGGACAGGTCCCTGCCGGCATTGGGAACTGGCTGCTGGATCTGGAGTTGGCCTACGGAGTCTTTACGGCGGACCGTATGTCTCTTGTGGCCCAGGATCTCGGGCTCACTGCCGAAGGCATCGACGATGTAGTCCAGGCCCACGAGAAATTCTTCAATGCCACCAAGCGCGTTCAGAGTCTTAAGGCGCTCCTGAACCCCGAGGACGACGCAGCCAAGCTTCGGGCGAAGATCACCGCCGTCGTGCTCGGGCAGCGCGAGCACAGTCTTTTGGAGATCACCCGCACGCTTCTGGTGGAGAACGCCAGGGGGCAGCAAAACAAGTACGACGCACTCGTCGATTACGGACTGGACGACTTCTACTGGCGTGGCGTTGCCTCCATTTACGGCTACGAGTCTCCGTCGCCGAGCGTCGATGATCTCGTGTTGTGGATCTTCCGGAAGGCGATCGAGGGCTTCGAGTCGGATCGACCGGGCGGCCTTCAAAACATCCAGCTCGACTTCGCGAGCCTCCGGAACGACCGGCGGAGCCAGGATGCTCTCGCCACGCTTGCCAAGCGCGCGGCACACGACCTCGACTACGCCTCAACCATCGAGGATGCGAGCTTCCGCGACCTGGTGTCCGTCGACCTCTTCGAGGAGACCGACCAGAAGATCATCAGCGACCTGGCTCGCGCGGTGGCTGAGCAGACCGTCACCGCGCACGAAGTTGCCAAGGTCGTGCGCGCACGGCAAAGAAGCGTGTGGATTGATGGCTACAAACAGCTCTACACGGCCATCGCCAGCGCGTCAGAGTTACTGGCTGAACTGGCGTCGCTAAACCTCGCCGCGCAGTCGTTCGACGAGGCACTGGAGCGCTATCGGCGGGAGTGGTTCCGCGTCGACCAGCTCTATCGGCAGTTCATCTATGCGGCCCGCACTGCCGAGTACCCCAAGCCCCTGGCAGCTCTGCGCGAGCAGGTCGAGAAGCGCTACACCAACAAATTCGTCTACGAGCTGGGCAATGCTTGGCAGCAGAAGATGGACGAGGCGGATGACTGGAGGTCGTCTGCGCTTCGATCGCAAGCCTGCTTTTATGCCGACTACGTCGAGCCGCTGGTGCGCGACGGCGACAAGAAGGCCGTGGTAATCGTCTCCGACGCGCTTCGCTATGAGGTGGCCGAGGAGCTTGGCTCTCGCATCCGTCAGGAGGATCGTTTCGACGCCTCACTTGACGCAGTACTCGGCGTGCTGCCGAGCTACACGCAACTGGGAATGGCAGCGCTGCTTCCGCATTCGACGTTGAAACATTCGCCTGATGCGAAGACCGTGCTGGTGGACGACCAGCCCACCAATGGAACTGCCTTTCGCGGAAAAATCCTTGAGAGCGTGGGCGGTTCGGCGGTCCAGGCCGAGGACTTCAAGGCACTGAGCGCAGACGAGCGTAGGGAACTTTACAAAGCCAATCGGGTCCTGTACGTCTACCACAATCGCATTGACGCCACCGGAGACAAGCCTGGCACTGAGCGCCAGGTCTTCGAGGCCGTCGAGGACACCCTGCGCGACATCGTCGATCTCGTGAAGAAGTTGGCCAGCGCCAACGCCTCTAACATTTTCATCACCGCTGACCATGGATTCCTGTTCCAAGAAGAAGCACTCGCTGACTCGTTCTTTCTCACGACTCAGCCACAGGGCGACGACATCAAGGTCGTCAACCGCCGCTACGTTCTCGGGCACGGCCTGAAGGTGGACATCGCATTCAATACGTTCAACTCCGTGCAGATCGGGCTCGACAGCGACCTTGAGGTACAGATCCCCAAGTCGATCCACCGTCTGCGCCTAGCCGGCGGGGGTTCGCGATACGTCCACGGCGGCGCGACACTTCAGGAGATCGTCGTGCCGGTTCTCGCTGTCAACAAGAAACGCAAGAGCGACACCCGCCTGGTCAACGTCGAGGTATGGCCGGAATCCGACAAGATCACCACGGGTCAGGTCGTCGTTCGCCTGTTCCAGTCCGAGCCGGTGAGCGAGAAGGTACAGCCGCGCACAGTTCGTGCGGGCCTTTACGTCAGTGAGAAGTTGATCTCGAACCAGATCGAGCTGACCTTTGATCAAACGTCGACCGACAAACGTGATCGCTACCAGAACGCTCACATGCTGCTCAGCCAGGACGCCAACGACTACAACAACCGCGCAATCGAGTTCCGTCTCGAAGAGCGCATTCCTAACACCAACCAGTGGCGCATCTACGCCAAGGCGATATACACGCTCAAGCGGTCTTTCGCCTCGGACTTCGACTTCTAA